The following are encoded together in the Lathyrus oleraceus cultivar Zhongwan6 chromosome 3, CAAS_Psat_ZW6_1.0, whole genome shotgun sequence genome:
- the LOC127126596 gene encoding germin-like protein subfamily 1 member 7 produces the protein MKVLYFLVTILALASSPSFAYDPSPLQDFCVAIQDPKDAVFVNGKFCKDPALVKAEDFFEHVNPGNTSNALGSQVTAVTVDQLFGLNTLGISLARIDFAPKGLNPPHTHPRGTEILIVLEGTLYVGFVTSNQDKNRLFTKVLNKGDVFVFPIGLIHFQLNVGYGNAVAIAGLSSQNPGVITIANALFKSNPPISDEVLTKAFQVDKSIIDYLQKQSWYDNN, from the exons ATGAAGGTCCTTTACTTCCTTGTTACCATCTTGGCTTTGGCATCTTCTCCTTCCTTTGCTTATGACCCTAGTCCTCTCCAAGACTTTTGTGTTGCAATTCAAGATCCCAAAGATGCTG TATTTGTGAATGGAAAGTTCTGTAAAGACCCTGCGTTAGTTAAAGCTGAAGATTTCTTCGAACATGTTAATCCTGGAAATACCTCAAACGCATTAGGCTCTCAAGTGACTGCAGTCACTGTAGATCAACTATTCGGACTAAACACACTCGGCATATCTTTGGCTCGCATTGATTTTGCACCTAAGGGTTTAAATCCACCCCACACTCACCCTCGAGGCACTGAGATCCTTATAGTTCTTGAAGGCACCCTTTATGTTGGATTTGTCACTTCCAATCAAGATAAAAATCGTCTCTTCACCAAAGTGCTCAACAAGGGTGATGTATTTGTGTTTCCTATCGGTCTCATCCACTTTCAACTAAATGTGGGATACGGTAATGCCGTTGCAATTGCTGGACTTAGCAGTCAAAATCCAGGAGTTATTACTATTGCAAATGCGTTGTTCAAATCTAATCCCCCTATTTCTGACGAGGTTCTTACCAAAGCTTTTCAAGTAGATAAGAGCATCATTGATTATCTTCAAAAGCAGTCTTGGTACGACAACAACTAA